One Streptomyces sp. 840.1 genomic window, CGCCGCCACCTACGGCGAGCCGGTCTCCAGCCCCATCACGGAGACCGACCCCACGGCCCCGACCAGCCCCTACGGCGCCACCAAGCTCGCCGTCGACCACATGATCACCGGCGAGGCGGCCGCCCACGGGCTCGCCGCTGTCTCGCTGCGCTACTTCAACGTGGCCGGGGCCTACGGCAGCTGCGGCGAACGGCACAGCCCCGAGTCCCACCTGATCCCGCTGGTCCTCCAGGTCGCCCTCGGGCAGCGCGAGTCGATCTCCGTGTACGGCGACGACTACCCCACCCCCGACGGCACCTGCGTCCGCGACTACATCCACGTCGCCGACCTGGCCGAGGCGCACCTGCTCGCCCTCGAAGCCGCCACCGCGGGCGAGCACCTGATCTGCAACCTCGGCAACGGCAACGGCTTCTCGGTCCGCGAGGTCATCGAGACGGTCCGTGAGGTCACCGGCCACCCGGTCCCCGAGACCCCGGCCCCGCGCCGCGGCGGCGACCCGGCCGTCCTCGTCGCCTCCGCCGCCACCGCCAGGGAGCGCCTCGGCTGGCAGCCGGTCCGCGCCGACCTGGCCGGAATCGTCTCCGACGCCTGGACGTTCGCCCGCCGAGAGGAGCCCACCGCACCATGACCGACACCGCTGAGCCCACCGTCGCCACCGAGCCGGCCGAGTCATCCGCCGAGCTCACCGCCTCCTTCACCGAGCTGTACGGCACCGCCCCCGAGGGGATCTGGGCCGCCCCCGGCCGGGTCAACCTGATCGGTGAGTACACCGACTTCAACGACGGCTTCGTGATGCCGCTCGCCCTGCCGCACACCGCGCGGGCCGCCGTCGCGCGGCGCACCGACGGTGTGCTGCGGCTGCACTCCACCGATGTGCCGGGCGGCGTCGTCCAGCTCCGCGTCGACGAGCTGGCCCCGCATTCCGGCCACGGCTGGGCCGCCTACCCGGCCGGCGTGCTCTGGGCGCTGCGCGAGGCCGGCCACCCGGTCACCGGCGCCGACATCCAGCTGACCTCCACCGTCCCCACCGGCGCCGGGCTCTCCTCGTCCGCCGCCCTCGAAGTGGTCACCGGCCTCGCCCTGAACGACCTGTTCGGGCTCGGGCTCAGCCACGCCGAACTGGCGGTGCTGGCCCAGCGCGCGGAGAACGCCTTCGTCGGCGTCCCCTGCGGGGTCATGGACCAGATGGCCTCGGCCTGCTGCACCGAGGGCCACGCCCTGCACCTGGACGCCCGCGACCTCACCCAGCGCCAGATCCCCTTCGACCTGGCCGCCCACGGCCTCCAGCTCCTCGTCGTCGACACCCGCGTCAAGCACGCGCTCGGTGACGGCGCCTACGCGGAGCGGCGCGCGGCCTGCGAGGAGGGCGCCCGGCTGCTCGGCATCGGCACGCTGCGCGAGCTCCCGTACGAGGGGCTGGGCGCCGGGCTCGACACGCTGGCCGCCGCCGGCGCGGACGAGGCCGTCGTGCGCTGCGTGCGCCACGTGGTCAGCGACAACCAGCGCGTCGAGCAGGTCATCGCGCTGCTCGACGCGGGTGACGTGCGCGCGGCCGGCCCGGTCCTCACACAGGGCCACGTCTCCCTCCGGGACGATCTGCGGGTCTCCTGCGTGGAGCTGGACCTGGTGGTCGAGGCGGCGAACGCGGCCGGGGCGCTCGGTGCGCGGATGACCGGCGGCGGCTTCGGCGGCTCCGCGATCGTGCTCCTGGAGGAGGCGCAGGCGGACACCGTCACCAAGTCGGTTCAGGAGGCGTTCACTTCGGCGGGTTACGCGGCCCCCCGCGTCTTCCCCGCCGTCCCGTCGGCGGGCGCCCACCGGATCGTCTGATCCGGACGAAAGGCCTTAGCCGAGCCGCTTGGTGAGGGTGAACTCCGTGACGCCCGGCGGGTAGTCCTCGACCCGCCCGGTCACCTCGTAACCCCGCTCCCGGTAGAAGTCCGGAGCCTGGAAGTCCCAGGTCTCCAGCCGGGAGCGGGTGCAGTCCCGGTCGGTGCGGGCCACCCGTTCCGCCTCGGCGAGCAGCCGTGAACCGAGGCCGAGACCCCGGTGCTCCGCGTCGACCCAGAGCAGGTCCACATGGAGCCAGTGCGCCCAGGTCCGCCCGGTCAGCCCGGCGGCGACCTGCCCCCGCTCGTCCAGCGCCCATACCTCCAGCGGGAGTTCGCGCCCGGCGGGACCGGTGCGCAGCGCGCGGATCTCCGCGGAGCCGGCCGTGTTGTCCTCGCGGAGCCGCCTGCTCAGCAACTGACGTCGTTCCCTGTCCACTTCTGTCTCAAAACGGAACATGCACAACACCCTAGGTCTGTCTGAGCCCCCACTTCTGCGAATCGCCTCCCGCTCCGGTCGGCCGCCCGTACGCTGAGGCACAGCACCGGTGGGGGCCGGTGCTGATTCAGGGGTACGAGACAGCCGGGTGCGACACCCGGGTGGGGGGTGGCAGTCGGTGCACGGCGGCGGCCGTGGCACCGCGGTCCGGTTCCCCGTTCCGGGTGTCGCACCCGTGCCTGTCCGTCGCTGACGGGGGGCGCACGCTACGGGGCGCCCCAGAACGCACAGCATGGGGGTGCCTGTGGTCCGTATCCGGGTTCTCGTGGTCGACGACCACCGCATTTTCGCCGAATCGCTCGCCGCGGCGCTCGCTGCCGAACCCGACGTCGACGTCGCGGCGGCGGGCAGCGGCCCGGCCGCCCTGCGCTGCCTGGAGCGCGCGGCCGCCGAGGGGCGCGGGTACGACGTGATGCTGGTCGACGCCGAGCTGGGCATCCTGGCCCCGGCGGGCGGCCGCAGGACCACCGGCCCGGTGGCGGTGCCCGTCCGGGCCGCCGGGGGAGACGGGCAGGCCGACGGCATCTCGCTGGTCGCCGGGGTCCGCGCGAACCGGCCCTCGGTGCGCACGGTGGTGCTCGCGGAGAAGGACGACCCGCGCCGGGCCGCCCTCGCGCTGCAGGCCGGGGCCTGCGGCTGGGTCGCCAAGGACTGTTCGCTGCAGCGGCTGCTGGCGGTCGTCCGGGGGGTGCTGCGCGACGAGACGCATCTGCCTCCCGCGCTGCTCACCGGGGTCCTGCGGGAGCTGCTGGCCGACCGCAAGCACCGCAGCGAGAGCGAGCAGCTCGTCGAGTCGCTGACCCCGCGCGAGCGCGAGGTGCTGCGCTGCATGGTGGCCGGGCTCGGCCGCAAGGCGGTGGCGGAGCGGCTGTTCCTCTCCCCGCACACGGTCCGTACCCACATGCAGAACGTGCTGGGCAAGCTGGGGGTGCACTCGACACTGGCCGCGGTCGCGCTGGCGAGACGGGCGGGCGTGGGCCCGGCCGATCCGATGGCGCCCCAGGAGCCCGGTCCAGGGCCTGTCCAGCAGCTCATGTGACGTTTCCGGCCGGCTGCTCCTCGGTGGCGAGGTCCGCGTCCGTGATGGGCCGGACCACCCGGCAGGGCGTACCGAGCGCGACGCTCATCGCGGGGATGCTGCGGCTGACCACGCTGCCCGCGCCGATCACCGATCCGTAGCCGATCCGGACGCCGGGCAGGACCACGACGTTGCTGCCGATCCACACCTTGTCCTCGATCACGATCGGCTCGGAGAACCGGCCGAAGTCCGCCCGGCGCGCGGGGTGCAGGGGGTGTCCGGTCGTCGTCAGGGTGACGCTCGGGGCGATCATGACGTCGTTGCCGATACGGATGTCGACGTCGTCGATGAACGTCAGGTTCACGTTGCCGAAGAAGCCGTCGCCGATGTGCACGTTGCTGCCGAACGCGGCGTGGAACGGGGCCTGGAGGATGGCACGTTCGCCGACGGAGCCGAGGATCCCGGCGAGGAGCTCGCGGCGCCGCTCCTTCTGGCCGGGGGGCGTGTGGTTGTACGCGAAGATCTCGTCCGCGCGGCGGCGGGGGGCCAGGAAGCCCGCCTCGGACTCGGTGTAGACGAGCCCCTTGGCGATCCGGGCGCGTATCTCGTCGTGGTCGGCGTCAGCCATGGTGCGGTGTTCCCTTCGTCCGGTGTCCCAGCTCGGCGAGCCGGTGAGCGTACTCCTGGGCGATCGCCCCGTTCGGGGCCGCCGTCCTCGCTTCCTCGTACATCGCCGCCGCCTCCCGCGTACGGCCGAGGCGGCGCAGCGCGTCCGCGCGGACGGCGGCCAGGGCGTGGTGGCCGGCCAGTTCCCTCGGCGTACCGAGCGCGTCGACGGCGTCGAGCTGGGCCTGCGGGCCGTCGCGCCCGCCGAGGGCGACGGCCCGGTTGAGGGCGACGACCGGGTTCGTACGCAGGGCGAGGAGGCGGTCGTACAGGGCCACGATCGCCGCCCAGCCCGTCGCGGCGGCGTCCGGGGCGAGGGCGTGCTCGGCGGCGATCGCGGCCTGGAGGGCGTAGGGCCCGCCCGCCGGGAGCGCCTCGCGGGCCAGGGCCGCGCCTTCGCTGATCAGCGCGTGGTCCCACCGCGACCGGTCCTGGTGCTCCAGCGTGACCAGGCCGCCCTCCGCGTCGAGCCGGGTGGCGCGGCGGGAGTGCTGGAGCAGGAGCAGGGCGAGGAGCCCGCGCGCCTCCGGCTCGTCCGGGGCCTCGGCCGTGACCAGCCGGGCCAGCCGGATCGCCTCGTCGGCGAGCCGGTCGCGGGTGGTGCTGCCGTCGCTCGGCGCGTAGCCCTCGGTGAAGATCAGGTAGAGCACCGCGAGGACCCCGCCCAGCCGTTCGGCGCGGTCGCCGGGCGGCGGGACGCGGTACGGGATGCCGGCCGCCGCGATCTTCCGCTTGGCGCGCAGGATGCGCTGCGAGACGGTGTCGTCGCCGGCCAGGAACGCGCGGGCGATCTCGCGTGTGGTGAGCCCGCCGACCGCGCGCAGGGTGAGGGCCACCCGGGCTTCCAGCGGGAGCGCCGGGTGGCAGCAGGTGAAGATGAGCCGCAGCCGCTCGTCGCCGGGCGGCGCCGGTTCGTAACCCTCCTCCAGCGCCGCCGCCTCCACGACCCTGTCGCGCTCCGCCGTGCGGCGGCGCAGTACGTCGACGGCGCGGCGCCGGGCGGTGGTCACCAGCCACGCGCCCGGCGAGCGCGGCACCCCGTCCCGTTCCCAGGCCGGCAGGGCGCGGGCGAACGCGTCCTGCGCGCAGTCCTCGGCCAGCTCCCAGTCGCCGGTGAGGCGGACGAGCGTGCCGAAGACGACGCCCCACTCGGCGCGGTGGGCCGCGGCGAGCGCCGCGCGCACGTCCGCCGCAGCGGTGCGCCCGGCGAGCGTCTCGCCCGCCCCTTCACTCACCCGAAGTCCCTCCAGAACTCGCGCAGTTCCACCACCCCGGTCCGGGCCATCGGGCAGCGCCGGACGTACTCCAGCACCTGTTCGCGGTCGCCGTCGACGAAGGCGAGGCCCGCGACCCACTCCGGCGCCTGCGTGTACGCCCCGTCCGTGATGAGGAGTTCGCCCCCTCGTCGGCGTACGAGCGTGGCGTCCTCGACGGGGCGCAGGTGCTCGCCGCCGAGGTAGCGGCCGGACGCCAGGCCCTCGCGTACCCACTCGGCCACCGCGGCGGGTTCGGGGGTGAAGGGCGGCGCGCCCGGGTCGGTCCGCATGATCGCGAGGAAGCGGGAGGCGGGGGCGTCGCCCTCGTGCGGGAGGTTGTCCGTGCCCGGACCGTGGCCGGCCGGTTCGACCGGGCGGATCTCGATGCGCCCGGCGGTCACCATCGGGTGCGAGGCGGCGACCTCGATCGCCTCGTCCAGGTCCGCGGCCTCCAGGAGGTCGTACCCTGCGATCCACTCGGCCGTCTCGGCGAACGGGCCGTCCGTGACCAGCACGTGGTCCCCGCGGACGCGGACCGTGCGCGTCTCCTCGACCGGCTTGAGCGGCATCCCCTCCAGCCGGACGCCGCGCCCGTTCCACCTCTCGGCCCACGCCTGTGGGTTCTCGTCGGTGCGCTCTCCGTCGGGGTCCGTGGCGATGAACAACACGTACTTCATGACCGTTCTCCTTGCTGCCGTTGCGAACGTCTCATGAAGACGACGAACCGCGTCCGCCGAATCCGACAGCCCGACGGGAAGAGTTCGGGCGACAGCTCCCACTCACCCGGGTCCGCCCGCGCTCTTGACGTGCCCCTGACCGAATGGCTTCATGGATGCGCACCGGTGTGGGAGCGCTCCCACATCGGTGGTCCGCCCTCCTCCTCCCTCATCTGGAGCCGCAGTGAGTACAGCGAGACACACGGCGAAGAGTCCCGTCACCGTCATCCTCACCGTCCTGGCCACCCTGCTCGGTCTCCTCGCGCTGGGCGGCCTCGCTCCGGCGCAGGCGGCCGCCGCAGGCGCCGGCCTGCACATCAGCGACGGCCGCCTGGTCGAGGGCAACGGCGACGACTTCATCATGCGCGGGGTCAATCACGCGCACACCTGGTACCCGGGCGAGACCGGGTCGACGGCCGACATCAAGGCGACCGGCGCCAACACCGTCCGGGTCGTGCTCTCCGACGGCGACCGGTGGAGCAGGAACGGGCCCGACGACGTCGCCGCCGTCATTGCCCGGTGCAGGGCGAACCGGCTCATCTGCGTGCTGGAGGTGCACGACACCACCGGGTACGGGGAGGACTCCGCCGCCGGCACGCTGGACCACGCGGCCGACTACTGGATCGGGCTGAAGGACGTCCTCGCCGGCCAGGAGGACTACGTCGTCATCAACATCGGCAACGAGCCCTGGGGCAACACCGATCCGGCCGGCTGGACCGCCCCCACCACCGCCGCGGTCAAGAAGCTGCGCGCCGCCGGTCTCGCGCACACGATCATGGTGGACGCGCCCAACTGGGGCCAGGACTGGCAGAACGTCATGCGGGACAACGCCCAGGCGGTGTACGACGCCGACCCGGCCGGGAACCTGCTCTTCTCGATCCACATGTACAGCGTCTACAACACCGCCCAGAAGGTCACCGACTACCTGAACGCCTTCGTGGACGCCGGACTGCCCCTGGTCATCGGCGAGTTCGGCGGACCGGCCGACCAGTACGGCGACCCGGACGAGGACACCATGATGTCCGAGGCCCAGCGGCTCGGGCTCGGCTGGATCGCCTGGTCGTGGAGCGGCAACACCGACCCGGTCCTCGACCTGGCCGTCGGCTTCGACCCGGCGCGGCTCAGCCCCTGGGGCGAGCGCGTCCTCCACGGCGCCGACGGCATCGCGCAGACGTCCCGCGAGGCCGCGGTCTACGGCGGTGCCCCGTCGGACACCGAGGCCCCGACGGCTCCCGGCGCCCCGGCCGCCTCCGCCGTCACCGACACCTCGGCCACCCTGACGTGGGCCGCGTCCTCGGACAACGTGGCCGTCGCCGGCTACGACGTCGTCCGGGTCGACGGCGCCACGGAGACCGCGGCCGCCTCGTCGGCCACCGGGAGCGTCACCGTCACGGGCCTGAGCGCCGGCACCGCGTACTCCTTCGCGGTCTACGCGCGGGACGCGGCCGGCAACCGCTCGGCGCGGTCGGCCGCCGTGGGCCTCACCACGGACTCGGGCTCCACCGCACCGGCCGGCACGTGCTCGGTCGGCTACGAGGTGGTCGGCGAGTGGCAGGGCGGCTTCCAGGGCGAGATCACCATCCGCAACACCGGCACCGCCGCCATCGACGGCTGGACGCTCGGCTTCGCCTTCGCCGACGGCCAGACGATCAGCAACATGTGGGGCGGTACGCCCCGGCAGACGGGCGGCTCGGTGAGCGTCACGCCGGCCTCGTACACCTCTGCGATCGCTCCGAACGGCACGGTGACCGTGGGCTTCACCGGTAACCGGGGCGGCACGAACACGCCCCCGGCCGCGTTCACCCTCAGCGGCGCGGCCTGCGCTGCCGCGTGACACGGCGCCGGCCGGCGGGGGCTGGCGCCCCGGCCGGCCGGTGGGTGGTTCTCAGCCGGGGATGTTGTCGAAAGGGGCGGTCAACTGCCGCAGCAGCCCGGCCAGTTCGCCGCGCTGGTGGCGGGAGAGCTCGCCGAGGATGGCGCGCTCCTGGGCGAGCAGGCCGGCCAGTGACTGGTCGGCCTTGTCGCGGCCCTCGGCGGTGAGCCGGACCAGTACCCCACGGCGGTCGCTGGGGTCGGGGAGCCGCTCGACGAGGTTCTTCTTGGTCAGCCGGTCGATACGGTTGGTCATCGTGCCCGAGGTGACCAGGGTCTGGGTGAGCAGCTGGCCGGGGGAGAGCTGGTAAGGATCGCCGGCGCGGCGCAGCGACGTGAGGACGTCGAACTCCCACGGCTCCAGGCTGTGCTCGGAGAAGGCGATCCTGCGGGCCCGGTCGAGGTGGCGGGCCAGCCGGGAGACGCGACTGAGGACCTCGAGTGGTTCCACGTCGAGGTCGGGGCGCTCTCGGCGCCATGCAGCGACCAGCCGGTCGACCTCGTCCTCCATGTGGATCAGTGTAGAGGGTCTGTCGACATGAAGTCTCTTGAATTCGAGTCTCTTGAGCGCGAGTGTCTTGACATCAAGATACTTTCGGGATGATCCTGGTCCCCATGACCGCACCGATCTGGGATCCGCAGCAGTATCTGCGCCACGCGGACCACCGCACCCGCCCCTTCCACGATCTGCTGGCCCGCGTCCCCCCGCTCCCGGGCGCACCCGCCCACCGGATCGCCGACCTCGGCTGCGGAGCCGGCAACGTCACCGCCCTGCTGGCCGAACGCTGGCCCGGGGCCCGGATCACCGGCTACGACAACTCCCCGCAGATGCTGGAGCGGGCCCGAGCCCACGCCACCGGCCTGCTGGACTTCGCCGAGGCCGACGCCTCGGTCTGGACCCCCGCAGAGCCGTACGACCTCATCGTCTCCAACGCCCTGCTCCAGTGGGTGCCCCGGCACGCCGACCGCTTCCCGGTCTGGCTGGACGGCCTCGCTCCCGGCGGCACCCTCGCCCTCCAGGTCCCCGGCAACTTCGAGCAGCCCAGCCACGTCCTGATGCGCGAACTGGCCGGCTCCCCGCGCTGGCGCTCCCGGCTGGGCGGCCTGCTGCGCCACGCCGACGCCGTGCTGAGCCCGGCCGGCTACCTGGACCGGCTCACCGGCCCCGGCCGCACCGCCGACGTCTGGGAGACCACCTATCTGCACCTGCTGCCCGGCGAGGACGCCGTCCTGGACTGGGTGAAGGGCACCGGCCTGCGCCCCGTCCTCACCGCCCTCGCCGATGACGAGGAGGCACAGAGCGCGTTCCTCGCCGAGTACCGCGACCTGCTGCGCAGCGCGTACCCGGCGGGCCCGCACGGCACCGTCTTCCCGTTCCGCCGCATCTTCGCCGTCACCCACCGGGAGAACCGGTGATCGCTGCGCCCGCCCACCCGGAGACCGGCTGAAAGCCCGGGAACGGGCACGGGGGGACGCGGAAGCGCCCCGCCCCCGGGGGGGCCGGGGACGGGGCGCTTCGGTGTCTGTCGTGCGGCCGGTGCCCGTCGTGCGGACCGGGCGGGAGGCTCAGTACAGGTTGTTGTAGATGTCCCAGCCGTAGCCGATCTTGACCCGCTTGGCGATCGTCCCGGTGCCGGTGGCCATGTAGAGGTACACGTCGCCCTTGCCGTCGACGCCGATCAGGTCGGCCTTGCCGTCACCGTTGAGGTCGCCCGGCGCGACCAGCTTCTTGTAGGTGTTGAAGCCGGTGCCGATCTTGACCTGCGCCTTGAAGGGCTTGGCGGCCGAGCCGGTGCCCTTGTACAGGTAGAGCGTGCCGTCCGACTTGCGGGCCACCATGTCGGCCAGGCCGTCGCCGCTGACGTCGCCGGCGCCGATGATCGTGTACGACTTGTAGCCGTAGCCGATCTTGATCTTGGAGATGAAGCCGGTGCCCGCGCCGGTGCCCTGGTAGAGGTGCAGGTCGCCGGCGGTGTTGCGGGCGATCAGGTCGCCCTTGCCGTCGCCGCTCAGGTCGCCGGGGCCGATGAGGGTGTTGTAGGAGCTCCAGCCGCTGCTGAGGCGCGAGCCCTCGTTGTAGAGGGTGCCCTTGTAGTTCTCCAGCAGGTCCGCGTAGCCGTCGTTGTCGAGCGACGAAGGGAAGCCGATGCTGGCGCCGGCCCAGCCGCCGCTGTCACTGGCCTTGATGCGGGCGCTGAGCTTGCCGTTGTTCTTCGCGTAGTACCAGTAGAGCGTGCCGCCCGTGGTGCGGGCCATCAGCTCGTTCTTGCCGAAGTCCGGGTTGCCGCCCTGGCCGGTGAAGAGCGACACGGTGTTCCAGCCGGTGCCGATCTGGGTCCGCTTGAGGAAGGTGCCCTTGCCGGTGGCGTCGTAGGCGTACAGCGTGCCGCCCGGCGTACGGGCCATCAGGTCGCCGAGCCCGTCGCCGGTGGCGTCGTCGGTCGCGATGATCTGGTTGTACGTGTCGAAGCCGTCGGTGACCTTGACGCGTGCCCTGTACGGCGCCGAGGCGCTTCCGGTGCCCGCGTAGTAGTACAGGGCGCCGGCGGGCGTACGGGCGTAGAGGTCGCCGGTCCCGTCACCGTTCACGTCGTTCGCGCCGACGATCTGGTCGTAGGAGCCCCAGCCGTAGCCCACCTTGAGGCCGGCCTTGAAGGGGGTGCCGGTGGCGCTCCCGGTGCCCGCGTACAGGTAGATGTCGCCGGACGGGGTGCGGGCGAGCAGGTCGCCCCGGCCGTCGCCGGTCAGGTCGCCGGCGGAGAGGATCTTGTTGAACCGCTGCCAGCCGGTGCCGGACCAGACGGTGGAGCCGGCGCCGGCGGCGCTCCGCACCCGGTGGAGCGAGAGCTTGCCGGTGGCCGACAGGGTGAGCAGCTCGGGGCTGCCGTCGCCGTTCAGGTCGCCCGGCGTGATGACGTCCTTGAACTTCTCGTTCGGGTCGGCGGGGTTCAGGGCGAACTCGCGGGTGTTCCCGCCGTTCGTCGGAACGACGTAGTACTTGTCGTCGATCGCGCGGTAGAGGGTGTCGCTGTAGCCGTCGCCGTCCACGTCGAAACGCGGCCCGGCGGGTACGGCCGCGGCCTTGGCACCCGGTGCGGCAAAGGCCGGTGACTTCTTCTTGGCCGGGTGCTTCGGCAGTGTCAGCGAGGGCTGTACGTCGACGGCCGGCACGCGGGGCCCGGTGGCGCGGTGCGGCGCGGGCGACAGGTCATCGGCCGAGGCGGGAGCGGCCAGCAGCATGCCGGCCGAGAGAACGATGGCGGTGCAGGTCGCGATCCGCCGCGCGCGCTTCGAGCGCGCGGGCACGGCACGACCGGGTTCCACAGAAGACAAAGCCCCCCCAGGGGTACGTGGTGGAACCGGGAGAAACGACTTCACAGGTGCATCACACGCAGGGCGAAGTGTTCCCGGGACAGCCACAGACTCTACAACCGTGGTCCCGGGGTCTGAAGTGGTTTAGCAATGGATCAAGATTTCGGCCGGGACACCACAGCCGGCCTGCGGCGTCAGTTCTTGCGGTGGCCGATCAGCCGAGGCTTCGACTCCAGGTTCTCCAGCCCGTGCCAGGCCAGATTCACCAGATGCGCCGCCACCTCGGCCTTCTTCGGCTTGCGGGCGTTCACCCACCACTGGCCCGTCAGCGCCACCATGCCGACCAGCGCCTGCGCGTACAGCGGGGCCAGCTTCGGATCGAAGCCCCGGGCCTTGAACTCCAGCCCCAGGATGTCCTCCACCTGGGTGGCGATGTCGCTGATGAGCGAGGCGAACGTGCCGGTCGACTGGGCGACCGGCGAATCGCGCACCAGGATCCGGAACCCGTCCGTGTAGGTCTCGATGTAGTCCAGCAGCGCGAACGCCGCCTGCTCCAGCAGCTCACGCGGGTGCCCGGCCGTCAGCGCACTGGTCACCATGTCCAGGAGCTGGCGCATCTCCCGGTCCACCACCACCGCGTACAGCCCCTCCTTGCCGCCGAAGTGTTCGTAGACCACCGGTTTGGAGACCCCGGCACGGGCCGCGATCTCCTCCACCGAAGTGCCCTCGAAACCCTTGTCGGCGAAGAGGGTGCGACCGATGTCCAGCAGTTGCTCGCGGCGTTCCTTGCCCGTCATCCGCACCCGGCGGGCCCGCCGGGTGGAGGGTGCGCGGGATTTCTCGCTGCCTGTGCTTCCGTCGGTCGCCACATCGTCAATCATGCCGCGTCGGCCTCCGCCGGGTGGCGCCGGGACTCGATACGGGCGGAGTCGGGCCAGCGCACATCTGTGGCCCAGCCCAGCTTCTCGAACCAGCGGATCAGCCGCGCACTCGAATCGATCTGACCCTTCATCACGCCGTGGCGGGCGCTCGTCGGGTCCGCGTGGTGCAGGTTGTGCCAGGACTCGCCGCAGGAGAGGACCGCCAGCCACCAGACGTTGCCGGACTTGTCACGGGACTTGAACGGACGCTTGCCGACCGCGTGGCAGATCGAGTTGATCGACCACGTCACGTGGTGCAGCAGCGCGACCCGGACCAGGGAGCCCCAGAAGAACGCCGTCGCCGCACCCCACCACGACATCGTGACCAGCCCGCCGACCAGCGGCGGGATCGCCAGCGACACGATCGTGAAGGACAGGAAGTGCCGGGAGATCCCACGGATGGCGGGGTCCCTGATCAGGTCGGGCGCGTACTTCTGCTGCGGCGTCCGCTCCTCGTCGAACATCCAGGCGATATGCGCCCACCACAGGCCCTTCATCAGGGCCGGCAGCGTCTCACCGAAACGCCACGGGGAGTGCGGATCGCCCTCGGCGTCCGAGTAGCGGTGGTGCTTGCGGTGATCGGC contains:
- a CDS encoding trans-aconitate 2-methyltransferase, with product MTAPIWDPQQYLRHADHRTRPFHDLLARVPPLPGAPAHRIADLGCGAGNVTALLAERWPGARITGYDNSPQMLERARAHATGLLDFAEADASVWTPAEPYDLIVSNALLQWVPRHADRFPVWLDGLAPGGTLALQVPGNFEQPSHVLMRELAGSPRWRSRLGGLLRHADAVLSPAGYLDRLTGPGRTADVWETTYLHLLPGEDAVLDWVKGTGLRPVLTALADDEEAQSAFLAEYRDLLRSAYPAGPHGTVFPFRRIFAVTHRENR
- a CDS encoding FG-GAP-like repeat-containing protein, which encodes MPARSKRARRIATCTAIVLSAGMLLAAPASADDLSPAPHRATGPRVPAVDVQPSLTLPKHPAKKKSPAFAAPGAKAAAVPAGPRFDVDGDGYSDTLYRAIDDKYYVVPTNGGNTREFALNPADPNEKFKDVITPGDLNGDGSPELLTLSATGKLSLHRVRSAAGAGSTVWSGTGWQRFNKILSAGDLTGDGRGDLLARTPSGDIYLYAGTGSATGTPFKAGLKVGYGWGSYDQIVGANDVNGDGTGDLYARTPAGALYYYAGTGSASAPYRARVKVTDGFDTYNQIIATDDATGDGLGDLMARTPGGTLYAYDATGKGTFLKRTQIGTGWNTVSLFTGQGGNPDFGKNELMARTTGGTLYWYYAKNNGKLSARIKASDSGGWAGASIGFPSSLDNDGYADLLENYKGTLYNEGSRLSSGWSSYNTLIGPGDLSGDGKGDLIARNTAGDLHLYQGTGAGTGFISKIKIGYGYKSYTIIGAGDVSGDGLADMVARKSDGTLYLYKGTGSAAKPFKAQVKIGTGFNTYKKLVAPGDLNGDGKADLIGVDGKGDVYLYMATGTGTIAKRVKIGYGWDIYNNLY
- a CDS encoding TetR/AcrR family transcriptional regulator; this encodes MIDDVATDGSTGSEKSRAPSTRRARRVRMTGKERREQLLDIGRTLFADKGFEGTSVEEIAARAGVSKPVVYEHFGGKEGLYAVVVDREMRQLLDMVTSALTAGHPRELLEQAAFALLDYIETYTDGFRILVRDSPVAQSTGTFASLISDIATQVEDILGLEFKARGFDPKLAPLYAQALVGMVALTGQWWVNARKPKKAEVAAHLVNLAWHGLENLESKPRLIGHRKN
- a CDS encoding fatty acid desaturase, with the protein product MKTSPDVIEAAPAADSPSSATLGGDNKRSIEQFALLAFIVVPFLALAAAVPLAWGRGVSWLDLGLLVAMYFIGCHGITIGFHRYFTHGSFKAKRPLRIALAVAGSLAVEGPLVRWVADHRKHHRYSDAEGDPHSPWRFGETLPALMKGLWWAHIAWMFDEERTPQQKYAPDLIRDPAIRGISRHFLSFTIVSLAIPPLVGGLVTMSWWGAATAFFWGSLVRVALLHHVTWSINSICHAVGKRPFKSRDKSGNVWWLAVLSCGESWHNLHHADPTSARHGVMKGQIDSSARLIRWFEKLGWATDVRWPDSARIESRRHPAEADAA